The following coding sequences are from one Benincasa hispida cultivar B227 unplaced genomic scaffold, ASM972705v1 Contig637, whole genome shotgun sequence window:
- the LOC120069858 gene encoding RING-H2 finger protein ATL40-like has product MSSSANPSFDDGDGYIFFGPAHPHRNPYDLNNKIMLTAIISLSLVVLLVIALHIYARYALRRQARRQAVLRRLGILALVDSGDPPLPPSRSGLDPLVMASMPVIVFKHQSENPDPSGAAVECAVCLSGIEDGETARILPNCKHVFHLECIDKWFGSHSTCPICRTEAAPMILPEPREAPAAAVAEGGGGSSSRLSSFRRILSRERSSRRIQPCVRQSRNDDVQDLESQ; this is encoded by the coding sequence ATGTCCTCCTCCGCCAATCCGTCGTTCGACGACGGCGACGGCTACATATTTTTCGGCCCCGCCCATCCTCACCGGAACCCATATGATTTAAACAACAAAATCATGCTCACCGCCATCATTTCCCTTTCTCTCGTCGTCCTTCTCGTCATTGCTCTTCACATTTACGCCCGTTATGCCCTCCGCCGCCAAGCACGGCGGCAGGCCGTCCTCCGCCGCCTCGGAATCCTCGCCCTCGTCGACTCCGGCGACCCTCCCCTGCCGCCGTCTCGGTCCGGGCTCGACCCCTTGGTTATGGCGTCGATGCCGGTCATCGTTTTCAAGCACCAATCGGAGAATCCAGATCCCTCGGGCGCCGCCGTGGAGTGTGCCGTGTGCTTAAGTGGTATCGAGGACGGCGAGACGGCGAGAATTTTGCCGAATTGTAAACATGTTTTCCATTTGGAATGTATTGATAAATGGTTTGGCTCGCATTCCACGTGTCCGATTTGTCGGACGGAGGCGGCGCCGATGATCCTGCCGGAACCTCGGGAGGCTCCGGCGGCAGCGGTGGCGGAGGGCGGTGGTGGGTCAAGCTCCCGATTGAGTTCGTTTAGACGGATTCTAAGTAGAGAAAGGTCTTCGCGAAGGATTCAACCTTGTGTACGACAAAGTAGAAACGACGACGTTCAAGACTTGGAAAGCCAGTAA
- the LOC120069857 gene encoding PLASMODESMATA CALLOSE-BINDING PROTEIN 5-like: protein MQKSLECSPHSHFFNPSFSCSISPISVTVTSSLSLLNPPFLLSLKPPISKSLSLFLSKMPNNFSLFLLILLIPCTAADPRRPSIRDQSGVATELWCVAKNNADDASLQSALDWACGAGGADCSPIQPGGACYDAADVQNMASFAFNDYFRKHGMTDDSCFFQNSAAMTSLNPSYGNCRFPSSVLRNGNFSSQTTSVGLGPSEDISGSSRNSARAWAWPMVIGYLFLRIMFQFQRGNLLFI, encoded by the exons ATGCAAAAATCTCTAGAATGTTCCCCTCATAGTCACTTCTTCAACCCCTCTTTTAGTTGTTCAATTTCTCCCATCTCCGTAACGGTCACTTCCTCACTTTCCCTCTTAAACCCCCCTTTTCTCCTCTCTCTAAAACCCCCGATCtccaaatctctctctctctttctctctaaaATGCCAAACAATTTCTCCCTCTTTCTCCTCATTCTTCTCATTCCCTGCACCGCCGCGGATCCCCGGCGGCCGTCCATCAGAGATCAGAGCGGCGTGGCCACGGAGCTCTGGTGCGTGGCCAAGAACAACGCCGACGACGCCTCTCTGCAATCCGCCCTCGACTGGGCCTGCGGCGCCGGCGGTGCCGACTGTTCCCCAATCCAACCCGGCGGTGCCTGCTACGACGCCGCCGACGTCCAGAACATGGCCTCCTTCGCCTTCAACGATTACTTCCGCAAACACGGCATGACCGATGACAGTTGCTTCTTCCAAAACTCCGCCGCTATGACCTCCTTAAACCCTA GCTACGGAAATTGCAGATTCCCATCCAG TGTGTTGAGAAATGGGAATTTCTCAAGCCAAACAACATCGGTAGGGTTGGGGCCGAGTGAAGACATAAGCGGGTCGAGTCGAAATTCGGCTCGGGCATGGGCTTGGCCCATGGTAATCGGGTATTTGTTTTTGAGAATTATGTTCCAATTTCAAAGAGGAAACTTGTTGTTCATCTAG